From a region of the Chitinophaga caseinilytica genome:
- a CDS encoding tetratricopeptide repeat protein yields MKLFTRQNCAFPGLRVFLLAAGLTGAIPAGAQQTRIHTEPDKTFREAQQLYRDGKYALSLQLFRKTIDGIGYFSETNRSLVNTDAHFYYAMCALKLQNEDAEKKALDFIDRFNNSPREQMISFQLARYYFHRNKLQEAIPYYEKASIDNLSNEEIADAKFELAYCYFNLKDFAKAQPLFASIKEIQGKYYIPANYYYGFISYYNKQYGDALTSFQRVQQEPKYASVVPYYIAEIYYFQGKRDQLIKYAEPLIRKGDMYYDAELKQLVGHAYFEKKEYAKALPYLEEYHENAEEVRKEDVYQLSYAYYQTANLEKAIKGFKQLSSSKDSLGQNSMYLLGDCYLRTGDKPNARNAFAFSARNSSNPKQQEISRFNYGKLSFELGYQDAAITELTNYINKYPNGEYTRESREILVQLFANTNNYKDAITLLDALPEKSPAVLKAYQKVSYGRATQLVNDGQLAEADRLLGISLQHNYDPQITRLAQFWKAEIALRQGQTDKAIPALQAYLGSSGAPVSGEANVQTASYNMGYSLLKKEQYANALPYFEAAQRTSGPNAGRITNDALLRAADCHYMLRDFPKATALYEQAISQNQPGADYATYQKSIILGIQGKHAEKLNTLRQLSSKYPGSSFNNDAEMEIADTYLSDERFTDAIPHLKNILQQHPDGPNAPKALLKLGLAYFNTDQDKTAMQYFRDVVEKFPASSEANAALQNLRTIYVGQGKTDDYLALLKAAGKSVSASAEDSLSYAAAETRFSNGDYTGAVSAFSNYLLKYPNGQFALQASFYKAECLYNAKDYTNALPAYEFVLGRGNSPFAERSALQSAYLNYYQVKDYNKAKQYYAQLKSLSTTKDNTLAATRGLLRSNYQLGAWEEVAPLAEELLSAQNISTDDQIIGHFYLGKSMQQRGQFDEAISEYKIVTGLTKSEVGAEARYNIAKCHFDKNDLAAAEKAGFDVIKITSSYEVWVAKAYLLLGDIYHRQKDYFNAKATYQSIAENCPIPELKAEAKEKLAKSEAEEKAGSKIK; encoded by the coding sequence CGGAACCGGATAAAACTTTCCGGGAAGCGCAGCAACTCTATCGGGACGGTAAATATGCCCTCTCTCTTCAGCTGTTCCGTAAAACCATCGACGGGATCGGCTATTTCTCCGAAACCAACCGCTCCCTGGTGAATACGGACGCACATTTCTATTACGCCATGTGCGCCCTGAAACTGCAGAACGAAGACGCGGAAAAGAAAGCCCTCGATTTCATCGACCGCTTCAACAACTCGCCCCGCGAACAAATGATCAGCTTCCAGCTGGCGCGGTATTATTTCCACCGCAACAAACTCCAGGAAGCCATCCCCTACTACGAAAAAGCTTCCATCGATAACCTTTCCAACGAAGAAATAGCCGACGCCAAATTCGAACTGGCCTATTGCTACTTCAACCTGAAAGATTTCGCGAAAGCCCAGCCCCTCTTCGCTTCCATCAAGGAAATCCAGGGCAAGTACTACATCCCCGCCAATTACTATTACGGCTTCATCTCCTACTATAACAAACAGTATGGAGACGCCCTCACCAGCTTCCAGCGCGTGCAGCAGGAACCGAAATACGCCTCCGTTGTACCGTATTACATCGCGGAAATCTATTATTTCCAGGGCAAGCGCGACCAGCTCATCAAATACGCCGAACCGCTCATCCGCAAAGGCGACATGTATTACGACGCGGAATTGAAACAGCTCGTTGGACATGCTTATTTTGAAAAGAAAGAATACGCCAAAGCCCTCCCTTACCTCGAAGAATATCACGAGAACGCGGAAGAAGTACGGAAAGAAGATGTATACCAGCTTTCCTACGCCTACTATCAAACCGCCAATCTCGAAAAAGCCATCAAAGGCTTCAAACAACTGAGCAGCTCCAAAGACTCCCTCGGCCAGAACTCCATGTACCTGCTGGGCGATTGCTACCTGCGGACCGGCGACAAGCCCAACGCCCGCAACGCTTTCGCATTCAGCGCGCGCAACAGCTCCAACCCCAAGCAGCAGGAAATCTCCCGCTTCAATTACGGCAAGCTGTCGTTCGAGCTGGGATACCAGGACGCCGCCATCACCGAGCTCACCAACTACATCAACAAATACCCGAACGGCGAATACACCCGCGAATCCCGCGAGATCCTCGTGCAGCTCTTCGCCAACACCAATAATTACAAAGACGCCATCACCCTGCTCGATGCACTCCCGGAAAAAAGCCCGGCCGTGCTGAAAGCTTACCAGAAAGTATCGTACGGCCGCGCCACGCAACTCGTGAACGACGGCCAGCTCGCGGAAGCCGACCGTCTCCTCGGCATTTCGCTCCAGCATAATTACGATCCGCAGATCACGCGGCTGGCGCAGTTCTGGAAAGCGGAAATCGCGCTCCGGCAGGGGCAGACCGATAAGGCCATCCCCGCGCTCCAGGCTTACCTCGGCAGCAGCGGCGCGCCCGTTTCCGGTGAGGCCAACGTGCAAACCGCCAGCTACAACATGGGTTACAGCCTCCTGAAAAAGGAACAATACGCCAATGCCCTTCCCTATTTCGAAGCGGCGCAGCGGACCAGCGGCCCCAACGCAGGGCGCATCACCAACGACGCGCTGCTCCGCGCGGCCGACTGCCACTACATGCTGCGCGACTTCCCCAAAGCCACCGCGCTGTACGAACAGGCCATCAGCCAGAACCAGCCTGGTGCGGATTACGCCACTTACCAGAAGAGCATCATCCTCGGCATCCAGGGCAAACACGCGGAGAAACTGAACACCCTTCGCCAGCTTTCATCCAAATATCCCGGCTCCAGCTTCAATAACGATGCGGAAATGGAGATCGCGGATACGTACCTGAGCGACGAGCGTTTCACCGACGCCATCCCCCACCTCAAAAACATCCTCCAGCAGCACCCAGACGGGCCCAATGCCCCGAAAGCCTTGCTGAAACTGGGGCTTGCCTATTTCAACACCGACCAGGACAAAACCGCCATGCAGTATTTCCGGGACGTGGTGGAGAAATTCCCCGCCTCCAGCGAAGCGAATGCCGCTTTGCAGAACCTGCGCACCATTTATGTGGGCCAGGGGAAAACGGATGATTACCTCGCGCTCTTGAAAGCCGCCGGCAAATCGGTCAGCGCCTCCGCGGAAGATTCCCTGAGCTACGCTGCCGCCGAAACCCGCTTCAGCAACGGCGATTACACGGGCGCAGTTTCCGCCTTCAGCAATTACCTCCTGAAATACCCGAACGGCCAGTTCGCCCTGCAGGCCAGCTTCTATAAAGCAGAATGCCTCTACAACGCGAAAGATTACACCAACGCATTGCCCGCATACGAGTTTGTGTTGGGCCGCGGGAACAGTCCGTTCGCCGAACGCTCCGCCCTGCAATCTGCCTACCTGAATTATTACCAGGTGAAGGATTACAACAAGGCGAAGCAATACTACGCGCAACTGAAGAGCCTGTCTACCACCAAAGACAATACCCTGGCCGCTACCCGCGGATTGCTCCGCAGCAATTACCAACTGGGGGCCTGGGAAGAAGTGGCACCGCTGGCGGAAGAGCTGCTGAGCGCACAGAACATTTCGACAGACGATCAGATCATCGGCCATTTCTACCTCGGCAAATCGATGCAGCAGCGCGGCCAGTTCGACGAAGCCATCAGCGAGTACAAGATCGTGACGGGGCTTACCAAATCCGAAGTGGGCGCCGAAGCGCGGTATAACATCGCCAAATGCCATTTCGACAAAAACGACCTGGCAGCCGCGGAGAAAGCCGGGTTCGACGTCATCAAGATCACCTCCTCCTACGAGGTTTGGGTAGCAAAAGCCTACCTCCTCCTCGGTGACATATACCATCGCCAGAAAGATTATTTCAACGCCAAAGCCACTTACCAGAGCATCGCCGAAAACTGTCCCATCCCGGAACTGAAGGCCGAAGCCAAGGAAAAGCTGGCGAAATCGGAAGCGGAAGAAAAAGCAGGCTCTAAAATTAAATGA